The genomic stretch CACAGTCGGTCAAACCCTTGAACACGCCGCTGCAATGcgcaccccctccaaccggGCCGAGGGCATGTCGAGATCTGAATACTGCCAGTACATCGCCCGCGTCGTCATGGCTGTTTTTGGTCTCAGCCACACCTATCACACCAAGGTGGGAAATGACTACGTGCGAGGTGTCTCTGGTGGCGAACGAAAGAGGGTCAGTATTGCCGAGATGATGGTGGCCGGCTCTCCCATCTCGGCTTGGGACAACAGCACACGAGGTCTTGACTCGACTTCAGCCCTCAAATTTGTCCAGGCCCTTCGACTCTATTCCAACATTGCTGGCTCGGCAAATGCCGTGGCCATGTACCAAGCCAGTCAAGCCATTTACGACGAATTCGACAAGACAACAGTCCTCTATGCCGGCCGTCAAATCTACTTTGGCCCTGCCAATGCGGCAAAAGCTTTCTTTGAGCGCCAGGGCTGGTTCTGCCCTCCTCGTCAGACCACTGGTGACTTTTTGACATCAGTTACCAACCCCGAAGAACGCATCCCTCGACCTGGCATGGAACAAAAGGTGCCACGGACGCCCGAGGACTTTGAGCAGTACTGGCTTGCTTCGCCCGAGTTCAAGGCCCTTCAAGAAGAAATGGCCGCGTATGACCAAGAGTTTCAGGGAGAGCGTCAGATCCAAAGTCTGAGCCATCTGCGAGAGACCAAGAATCACAAGCAGGCCAAACACGTCCGCCCAGGCTCCCCAtacatcatcagcatcccCATGCAGATCAAGCACAACACTGTTCGCGCCTATCAGAGGGTTTGGAACGATATCTCGGCCACTCTGGTCAATGTCGGTGCCAATCTGATCCTGGCCCTCATTATCGGTTCCATTTTTTACGGCAACCCCGATGCCACTGTCGGTTTTGAAGGCAAGGGATCTGTCTTGTTCATGGCCATCCTGTTGAACGCCCTCACCGCCATCTCGGAAATCGACAGTCTTTACGATCAGCGACCCATTGTCGAAAAACATCACTCCTACGCGTTTTACCATCCCGCCACcgaagcagcagctggcATTGTGGCCGACTTGCCCATCAAGTTTGCCGCAGCTGTCGTGTTCAATCTCATTGCCTACTTTCTAGCCGGCCTTGGCCGGACACCCTCTCAATTCTTTCTCTACTTTTTGATCTCGTACATTTCGACTTTTGTCATGAGCGCCATTTTCCGGACTCTGGCGGCCATCACCAGAACCGTCTCCCAGGCCATGGCGTTGGCTGGTGTGTTGGCCTTGGCACTAGTCATGTACACTGGCTACATTATTCCTGTGCCGCAGATGCACCCCTGGTTTGGCTGGATTCGGTGGATCAACCCCATCTACTACGCTTTCGAGATCCTGGTCGCCAACGAGTTCCACGGGAGGGAATTCACTTGCTCGGACATTATCCCGCCATACTCTCCTCCGCAAGGCTCGAGTTGGATCTGTGCCAGTGCTGGAGCGGTCGCTGGAAGGCCAACCGTCAACGGAGATGCATACATCTCTGTGGCCTACCAGTACACGTACGATCACGTCTGGAGAAACTTTGGCATCCTCATCggcttcttgatctttttCATGGGCGTGTATTTTGCCGCCGTGGAGCTCAACTCATCCGTGACCAGCACAGCCGAAGCCTTGGTCTTTCAGCGTGCCCATGTCCCTTCTCACTTGCAAAAGGGTAGAGACGAAGAGcgcgggggagagggcggtgcTGCGGCGGAAAGGGGAGCTCAAGACCCCGAGAATAGTGCCATTGAGCCTCAGAAGGACATCTTCACTTGGAAAGATGTGGTGTACGATATTGATgtcaaggagggcaagcgTCGGCTGTTGGACCATGTCTCTGGATGGGTGAAACCAGGTACGCTTACGGCTCTCATGGGCGCTTCTGGCGCCGGCAAGACGACATTATTGGACGTTCTCGCCCAGCGCACCAGCATCGGCGTTGTCACCGGGGACATGCTTGTCAACGGCAGGCCATTCGGGGCCGACTTTCAGCGTCAAACCGGTTATGTGCAACAACAAGGTATGTTTTCTGTTTCCCGCCCTTGCCAACTTTTTCTAATCCTGATCAGATCTCCATCTGGATACGGCGACTGTGAGAGAAAGTCTCCGTTTCAGCGCCATGCTTCGCCGCCCCAAGACGGTTTCCAAAGCAGAAAAATTTGCGTTTGTCGAAGAAGTCATCAAGATGCTCGGCATGGAGGAATATGCCAACGCTGTTGTTGGCATTCCAGGCGAGGGCCTCAACGTCGAACAACGAAAACTTCTCACGATTGGCGTTGAGCTGGTGGCTAAACCCAAACTGTTGCTGTTCTTGGATGAGCCCACCAGCGGCCTTGACTCGCAGAGCGCCTGGGCCATTTGCGTCTTTCTGCGTAAGCTCGCCGATGCTGGCCAGGCTGTGTTGTGCACTATTCATCAGCCCAATGCCATCTTGTTTCAACAATTTGACCGGCTCCTGTTCCTGGCCAAGGGGGGAAAGACAGTCTACTTTGGAAACATTGGACAAAACTCCAAGTCCCTGTTGGAATACTTTGAGCACCATGGAGCCAGGCACTGCGGCGACGATGAGAATCCTGCCGAGTACATGCTCGAGATTGTGGCCGAAGGCGTCAACAATAAGGGCCAGGACTGGCATTCGGTCTGGAAGGACAGCGACGAGTTCAGGGATGTTCTCGCCGAGATTGACAGGATCCATTCTTCTTCACAAAAAGACACCGTCGCCGCTCCTGCTGCGGGAGAGACAAACTCGGAGTTTGCCATGCCGTTCCATGCGCAGGTCTGGGAGGTGACACGGCGCATCTTTCAGCAGTACTGGAGAATGCCGGGATATGTCCTGGCCAAGTTCGCACTGGGAATCATGTCCGGTCTCTTTATTGGTTTCACCTTCTACCAAGCCGACGGGACCCAGGGTGGTATGAGAAATATTGTTTTTGCAGTGTTCAtggtcaccaccatctttaCCACACTTGTGCAGCAGGTTCGCTCACCTATCAACTGTTTGAAGCGTCCGCCAGCTTACTGACTGCTCAAAGATCCAacccctcttcatcacccaACGATCTCTCTACGAAGTTCGTGAGCGCCCTTCCAAGGCGTATTCCTGGAAGGCGTTCCTCATCGCCAATATCGTCGTCGAGATTCCCTATCAGATCCTCACGGGCATCCTCACATATGTGTGCTTTTACTATCCCGTTGTCGGCACAGGCCAGGCATCTTCCCGCCAGGGCCTCATCCtgctcttcatcatccagcTGTTCATATACGCCAGCGCCTTTGCGCACATGACCATAGTCGCCATGCCGGATGCCCACGCCGCAGCTGGCATTGTCATCCTCCTGACCATGATGAGCACCATCTTTAGCGGTGTGCTCCAGACGAGAATCGCATTGCCCGGGTTTTGGGTGTTTATGTACTACGTCAGCCCGTTCACATACTGGATCAGCGGAATCGTGTCGACTGTGCTGCACGAGAGGCCAGTCGAGTGCTCCGTGTCGGAGACCTTGATCTTTGACCCGCCCCAGGGAATGAACTGCGCGCAGTATCTCTCTCCCCTGGCCGGACAGGGTTCGGGCTCGCTTCAAAACCCCTTCGACGCTGAAGGGTGCAGGTTTTGCGGGTTTAGCGTTGCGGACCAATATCTCGCCGGAGTCGACATCTTTTGGGAGGACAGGTGGAGGAATTTTGGAATCATGTGGGCGTATATCGCGTTCAACATTGCGGTTGCGATTGGAGTTTATTACATCTTCAGGGTGAGAAAGATGACAAAGAAGTAAATCGTAGAGATAAGAGATAGACCTAATCTAGAGCTTAATTCCTAATAGTACCCTTAATGCCTACTCCCGCACATCCCTAACCCCCGGGTTCTTGTGGTCTAGATTGTCGTCGCTGTTGGCACAGCTATGGTGCTGATGCCGCTGGGCCCGCTAGGGCCTACACCAGGATATCGCAGCCCGGCATATCTCGCCACAGCAGCATCGCTCATGTTGGAGATGACGAGCGTTCCATCTCCAATGAGGTGGAGATTGCCCTGCGTCCTGGTCCAGTTGTTGTTTTTGCGTCCAGCAGCTTCGCgagccagctcctcctcgatctCGCCAACGCAACTGCTGCTCAGCTCGTGGATAACGGCCATTTTATAATTGGCGATGAGTGTCATTGGATTCTTGAGCTGGGGCTGGCAGGCAGGGTCAAAGGTCTGCCAGCAGGGAGCAGGAGGGAGGTATCCGAGTGCCAGTTCGGGGTCGTACATTGGCGAGCATCTCTTGGTGAGATGCGAGCTGGCAGCCGCCGTGGCTGTGGTGGCCAAGGAGAGGAAAGTGATGAGTTGCATGGTGAAGATGTTTGAAGTTGCGTGGCTGGTTCGGTTGACACGGCCGATGATGGACGCTCCCAAGGTGGTCTTTATATCATGGTTTCAAAGAGACAATctaaaaaaagaaggatgCATTCCAATGGCTTGGCTGGCTCATTCCCCGCATGGAGAAACACGAGCTCTACGCTGAACGGGGCGCCGGGTAAATCGGCCCATCTTTTCGAGCGAGGGATTCAGGCATACACGATGTTCAGAACGCAGTCAGATGCTGTCGGAGATGGTTCTTGCCCGCCAATGTCACGTCAAATGTCAAAAACACCGACGGGGAAGAGTGAAGAACGGCTGTCCTCCTCCGATGCCTCTTCTAGTATTTCTCGGCATGCTTGTAGTGTCGTAGCGAATCCTCCATGCAACCGTTTCACGTCTAAATACGAACTAAAAACGCATGTATGGCTCTTGTTCGCTGCTGCCTACGTAAAAGGACTTTGACAAGTATTATTATGCTATTACATCTATCACCTAATGATATCATACATTCAGGCAACCCATTTCTTGCCCATACCCTTCTTGCTCCACTGGTGGCTGCCGCCGGTGCCggttctcttcttctcctcaaacAACTTCTTGCTCAGTTGCTTGTACACAAACGTGCCTTGCGAGTTGTAGCGGATGCTGTGGTCAGAGTCGGTGAACCAGGTCACCTCGAGCTTCTCTGGGCTGACGCGGTCTCCCATCAGCAGATCAGCGAGGGCTGCAGCGTTCTGAAAGTGAACATTGTCATCGCCGGTTCCGTGCTGAATCAGGAAGCCACCGGCAATCTTCTTGAAGCCGTCCGTGTTGTGCACCGCCGACTTGTTGTATCCAGCAGCGTTGAGCGCGGGTGTCTTCATGTATCTCTCGGTGTACATGGTGTCGTAGAAGCGCCAGTCCGAGACGGGAGCGGTAGCGATACCCAGAGAGATGATGGGATCGCCAATTTCGACCACCTTGGCCGTGAGATACCCGCCATACGACCAGCCCCAGATACCAATCTTGGAGGCATCGACCCACGGATTCTTGGCCAGCCACTTGGCGGCCCAGATCTGGTCCTGGGCCTCAAGATCACCCAAGTTGGAGGCGACCGCGGAACGGAAAGCGCGGCCCTTGAGACCGGTGCCACGGTTGTCAACAGTAAAAGTGATGTACTCGAGCTCGGGATCGGAAGCAATATAAGCGTTCCAGCCAAAAGATTGCATTCCCTTGTTGACCTGCTGAGCACCGGGGCCGCCATAGGGAGTCAACAAGACGGGGTACTTCTTGTCGGGAGAAAAGTTGGCAGGGAGACGGAGCATGGCGTTGAGCTTGAAGCCAGAAGGGTGGTCAAGTTCGTGATACGTAATGTTGGGAAGCTTGTACtccttgaggttgttgaggagacggtcgttgttgttgatgacgcGGAGGGGGGTCTTGGAATCGATCTTGTAAAGCTCTTGATAGGGGACATTGGGGCCGGCATATCTCAGGATGTAATAGCCACCGCCGGTGGAAAAGGAAGCGGACCAGACGGCAGAAACCTTGTCGTCGACCAATGgagtcttcttcttggtgatgTAGGAAACCGAGTAAATGTGACGCTCGGTGCTGTGGCGCTCTGTGGACGTGTAGTAAATCAGTCCTCTGGAGGTGTCGATCTTGTTGATACCGGTAACCTCCCAGCTGCCCGATGTAAGAGCAATCTTGTCCTTGCCGTCCACCGAGAAGAGGTAGATGTGGTTCCACCCCGACTCGTCCGACAAGTCAAGGTAGTACTCCTTTTCGTCGtctttgcccttgcccttgccttTGCCCTTTGCCTTGCCCTTTCCTTTGCCCTTTTGCTCCGTGATGGAGCCGATGAAGCTGATGGCCGCGTTGTTGTCGAGCCAGCCGTCGGATCCATCACGCTggcgggtgagggtggaggtcttggtggtggtgtcaaCAACCACGAGCTTTTCGTGGTCCTGAACACGGTTGAAAGCGCGGTAGATGACCTTGTCGTGCTCCTCGGTCAACCAAGCAACCTCGCCAATAATCAAATCATCAGCTGCCCACGCAGTAACAGGAATCTCGGTCgtcttcttgtccttgacgCTCAAGAGGTGGAAAACCacggtggggttggtggtgccgaCCTTGGGATACCTCAGCTCCAGCTCACGGGGATAGGCCGGGGCGACCTTTTGGTTGTCCATAAAGTAAGGAATCGTGAAGGTGTCGACTCCGGTCTCGTTGAAGCTCAGGTAAGCAATGTACTCGCCGTCGGGAGAATACCAGAGCGCATGGTCGGTGCCAAAGATTTCCTCCTCGTAGACCCAGTCGGGAACAGCGTTGAAAAGATCAGGGCCGCCATTGGTGGTGATCTGGCTGATGGTGCCATTGTCccagaggaagaggttgttgcccTGGACAAAGGCAATCTGGGAGGACGACGCAGGGTTCCAGGTAGCATACTGGATATCACCCTTGGAACCAGGCACGAGCTGCTGGGTCTGCCCGGTGGTCACATCCTGGACCAGGTAGTTGGCAAAGTAGGAGTGGCGATACTGCTTAGTATAGTCTACAGCCCACAAGACCTTGGTCTGGTCGTGGGAGATGGAGTAGTCCCAATAGTCTGCGGGGATCTTGCTGGAGGCGAGGAATGTGGTCTTGTTGCCGCTGGCGACGTTTTCAAAGACAAGGGATCCGTCGGAGGCGAGGGTGATGAAGTCGCCATCGTTGTCGGTCTGGGCCCAGGTGATTCCGGTGGTGGACACAGAGAGAGCGCCGGGGCTGCCTGTGGTGACATTGTACGTGAGCAGCTTGGAGCCGCCTCCGACGGGCTGGTGGGGGGGGCGAGGTGGGTCGATGGCTGAGACGGCGCCCAACagggcggcggcagcgccgACGAGAGCTGCGACGCGCTGCATGGTGTTgacgtgggaggaggggaaacTGGGAGCGCCTGCCGAGAGCAAGAGAGACGAAAGCGGCAGCGTCTCTTGATTTTAAGGTTCGGATCGACAATCTCCTGCCCGGAAGGGAAAGCCGGGTCTAGCATCCGAGGACGGCAGGTATGTTGTTCAACGTCCCATTCAGATGACATAATCAAGGCCCGATCCAGAAGGTGGTTTATAAGTAGGCGCGCCAAGCAGTGGGAAGCATAATTTGTCAATTAATTAATCTCTGAGCCAGCCCTTGGGACCGCCCCAGGTGCCTTTAACCATATATTTGTAGTAAACCCAAGGAAAAAAGTCCTTCTTCAAGTGATAAAATGCCCGTCTCGGCACCGCCTGGTCAATCCTCAGCGCCTTTCCAAATGTCTCCTTGGGTACGCCGCCGTACTTGAACTCGGCCAGCAGCACCTTGCCGTACTCTGTCAACAGCGGGCACGATGTGTAGCCGTCATACTCCTCGTCCGCCTCCTTGCCCCTCATTGACCTCAGCACATTCTTGACCAGAACCGGCGCTTGCGCCGTGATGGCTGCGGCCGTCTTGGACGTGGGCAAACTGGAAGCATCTCCGGCACTCCACACATTCTTCCACTTTTTGTGCCGGAGCGTCTCTTCGTCGACATCGACAAACCCAGCCTCGT from Podospora pseudopauciseta strain CBS 411.78 chromosome 3, whole genome shotgun sequence encodes the following:
- a CDS encoding hypothetical protein (COG:Q; EggNog:ENOG503NTZE); translation: MAGAPPSGAASTVGTGDTLADQHPYQDRRRSFMIDTDASELQRIASVLSRHQSHVRRPTAKDDPTLDPESDHFDVTRWVRHFVGQLNKQGHKATNLGVVFRDLDVFGSGSALQLQETVDSVLLAPFRLGELFGSHKKERKQILHGFNGLLKSGELLAVLGRPGSGCSTFLKSLCGELYGLDVGKRSVIHYNGASQAQMKKEFKGEVVYNQEVDKHFPHLTVGQTLEHAAAMRTPSNRAEGMSRSEYCQYIARVVMAVFGLSHTYHTKVGNDYVRGVSGGERKRVSIAEMMVAGSPISAWDNSTRGLDSTSALKFVQALRLYSNIAGSANAVAMYQASQAIYDEFDKTTVLYAGRQIYFGPANAAKAFFERQGWFCPPRQTTGDFLTSVTNPEERIPRPGMEQKVPRTPEDFEQYWLASPEFKALQEEMAAYDQEFQGERQIQSLSHLRETKNHKQAKHVRPGSPYIISIPMQIKHNTVRAYQRVWNDISATLVNVGANLILALIIGSIFYGNPDATVGFEGKGSVLFMAILLNALTAISEIDSLYDQRPIVEKHHSYAFYHPATEAAAGIVADLPIKFAAAVVFNLIAYFLAGLGRTPSQFFLYFLISYISTFVMSAIFRTLAAITRTVSQAMALAGVLALALVMYTGYIIPVPQMHPWFGWIRWINPIYYAFEILVANEFHGREFTCSDIIPPYSPPQGSSWICASAGAVAGRPTVNGDAYISVAYQYTYDHVWRNFGILIGFLIFFMGVYFAAVELNSSVTSTAEALVFQRAHVPSHLQKGRDEERGGEGGAAAERGAQDPENSAIEPQKDIFTWKDVVYDIDVKEGKRRLLDHVSGWVKPGTLTALMGASGAGKTTLLDVLAQRTSIGVVTGDMLVNGRPFGADFQRQTGYVQQQDLHLDTATVRESLRFSAMLRRPKTVSKAEKFAFVEEVIKMLGMEEYANAVVGIPGEGLNVEQRKLLTIGVELVAKPKLLLFLDEPTSGLDSQSAWAICVFLRKLADAGQAVLCTIHQPNAILFQQFDRLLFLAKGGKTVYFGNIGQNSKSLLEYFEHHGARHCGDDENPAEYMLEIVAEGVNNKGQDWHSVWKDSDEFRDVLAEIDRIHSSSQKDTVAAPAAGETNSEFAMPFHAQVWEVTRRIFQQYWRMPGYVLAKFALGIMSGLFIGFTFYQADGTQGGMRNIVFAVFMVTTIFTTLVQQIQPLFITQRSLYEVRERPSKAYSWKAFLIANIVVEIPYQILTGILTYVCFYYPVVGTGQASSRQGLILLFIIQLFIYASAFAHMTIVAMPDAHAAAGIVILLTMMSTIFSGVLQTRIALPGFWVFMYYVSPFTYWISGIVSTVLHERPVECSVSETLIFDPPQGMNCAQYLSPLAGQGSGSLQNPFDAEGCRFCGFSVADQYLAGVDIFWEDRWRNFGIMWAYIAFNIAVAIGVYYIFRVRKMTKK
- a CDS encoding hypothetical protein (EggNog:ENOG503PG5W), producing the protein MQLITFLSLATTATAAASSHLTKRCSPMYDPELALGYLPPAPCWQTFDPACQPQLKNPMTLIANYKMAVIHELSSSCVGEIEEELAREAAGRKNNNWTRTQGNLHLIGDGTLVISNMSDAAVARYAGLRYPGVGPSGPSGISTIAVPTATTI
- the dpp4 gene encoding Dipeptidyl peptidase 4 (EggNog:ENOG503NUI5; COG:O; MEROPS:MER0004504), translating into MQRVAALVGAAAALLGAVSAIDPPRPPHQPVGGGSKLLTYNVTTGSPGALSVSTTGITWAQTDNDGDFITLASDGSLVFENVASGNKTTFLASSKIPADYWDYSISHDQTKVLWAVDYTKQYRHSYFANYLVQDVTTGQTQQLVPGSKGDIQYATWNPASSSQIAFVQGNNLFLWDNGTISQITTNGGPDLFNAVPDWVYEEEIFGTDHALWYSPDGEYIAYLSFNETGVDTFTIPYFMDNQKVAPAYPRELELRYPKVGTTNPTVVFHLLSVKDKKTTEIPVTAWAADDLIIGEVAWLTEEHDKVIYRAFNRVQDHEKLVVVDTTTKTSTLTRQRDGSDGWLDNNAAISFIGSITEQKGKGKGKAKGKGKGKGKDDEKEYYLDLSDESGWNHIYLFSVDGKDKIALTSGSWEVTGINKIDTSRGLIYYTSTERHSTERHIYSVSYITKKKTPLVDDKVSAVWSASFSTGGGYYILRYAGPNVPYQELYKIDSKTPLRVINNNDRLLNNLKEYKLPNITYHELDHPSGFKLNAMLRLPANFSPDKKYPVLLTPYGGPGAQQVNKGMQSFGWNAYIASDPELEYITFTVDNRGTGLKGRAFRSAVASNLGDLEAQDQIWAAKWLAKNPWVDASKIGIWGWSYGGYLTAKVVEIGDPIISLGIATAPVSDWRFYDTMYTERYMKTPALNAAGYNKSAVHNTDGFKKIAGGFLIQHGTGDDNVHFQNAAALADLLMGDRVSPEKLEVTWFTDSDHSIRYNSQGTFVYKQLSKKLFEEKKRTGTGGSHQWSKKGMGKKWVA